In one window of Flavobacterium ginsengisoli DNA:
- a CDS encoding DsbA family oxidoreductase encodes MKIEIWSDIMCPFCYIGKRQLETALAVFPNDEFEIEWKSFQLDPTITAEPDMDVYTFLAERKGMSIEQSKEMHKGVAERAKSVGLDYNFDKAVISNSLNAHRIIQLAKTKNIGDRMEEIFFKAYFTDGEDLNNGQTLIKLGIQAGLEENEIREVLESEDLFIKEVQADIKEAAEIGVQGVPFFVFDRKYAVSGAQPIETFVKTIQEVLK; translated from the coding sequence ATGAAAATAGAAATTTGGTCGGACATCATGTGTCCGTTTTGTTATATCGGAAAAAGACAATTGGAAACTGCACTTGCGGTATTTCCAAATGATGAATTTGAAATTGAATGGAAAAGCTTTCAGCTTGATCCAACCATAACTGCAGAACCAGACATGGACGTTTACACGTTCTTAGCAGAAAGAAAAGGCATGTCAATTGAACAATCTAAAGAAATGCACAAAGGTGTCGCAGAACGTGCTAAAAGTGTTGGTTTAGATTATAATTTTGATAAAGCTGTTATCTCAAATTCTTTAAACGCGCATCGAATCATTCAATTAGCTAAAACAAAAAATATTGGCGATCGAATGGAAGAGATTTTCTTTAAAGCCTATTTTACCGACGGAGAAGATTTAAACAATGGTCAAACTTTGATTAAATTGGGAATTCAGGCTGGTTTAGAAGAAAATGAAATTAGAGAAGTTCTGGAAAGCGAAGATTTATTTATTAAAGAAGTTCAAGCAGATATCAAAGAAGCTGCCGAAATTGGCGTTCAAGGAGTTCCATTCTTTGTATTTGATCGTAAATATGCAGTTTCTGGCGCTCAACCAATTGAAACTTTTGTAAAAACAATTCAAGAAGTTTTAAAGTAA
- the dnaN gene encoding DNA polymerase III subunit beta: protein MKFIVSSSYLLKQLQVLGSVINSNNTLPILDNFLFELNNNELTVSASDLETTMSATLSIDSTSKGSVAVPAKLLLEILKTFPEQPLTFTVEDNNTVEISSNSGKYALAYAAGEEFPKAVSLEDPSVTLVPAEVLATAVSKTIFAAGNDDLRPVMSGVFFQFSPEGLIFVATDAHKLVKYSRTDVKASQVADFIMPKKPLNILKSILGTSDAEVKIEYNDSNATFSFDNYILMCRLIDGKYPNYEAVIPKENPNKLMIDRSLFLSSVRRVAIFSNKTTHQIRLKIAGAELNVSAEDIDYSNKAEERLTCDYQGDDLQIGFNSRFLTEMLTNLQSDMIMLEMSLPNRAGILTPVDGLEEGETVTMLVMPVMLNS, encoded by the coding sequence ATGAAATTTATAGTATCGAGTTCATACTTATTAAAGCAATTACAAGTTTTAGGTAGTGTAATCAATAGCAATAATACGTTGCCTATTTTAGACAACTTTTTATTTGAACTAAACAACAATGAGTTGACCGTTTCGGCTTCAGATCTTGAAACGACTATGTCGGCTACATTATCGATCGATTCTACAAGTAAAGGAAGCGTAGCAGTTCCTGCTAAACTTTTGCTTGAAATTTTAAAAACTTTCCCAGAGCAGCCATTAACTTTTACTGTTGAAGACAATAACACAGTAGAAATTAGCTCTAACTCTGGTAAATATGCATTGGCTTATGCTGCAGGAGAAGAATTTCCTAAAGCGGTAAGTTTAGAAGATCCATCTGTAACGCTTGTTCCTGCAGAAGTTTTGGCAACTGCGGTAAGCAAAACTATTTTCGCTGCTGGAAACGACGACTTACGTCCAGTAATGTCTGGAGTATTCTTCCAGTTTTCGCCAGAAGGATTAATTTTTGTTGCTACAGATGCTCACAAATTGGTAAAATATTCTCGTACAGATGTAAAAGCTTCTCAAGTAGCAGATTTCATCATGCCTAAAAAACCTTTAAACATTTTAAAAAGTATTTTAGGAACTTCTGACGCTGAAGTAAAAATTGAATACAACGATTCAAATGCGACTTTCTCATTTGATAATTATATTTTAATGTGTCGTTTAATTGACGGAAAATATCCTAATTACGAAGCGGTAATTCCAAAAGAAAATCCAAACAAATTAATGATCGATCGTTCTTTATTCTTAAGCTCTGTTCGTCGTGTTGCGATTTTCTCTAACAAAACTACACACCAAATTCGTTTGAAAATTGCTGGAGCTGAATTAAACGTTTCTGCAGAAGATATCGATTACTCAAATAAAGCAGAAGAAAGATTGACTTGTGATTATCAAGGTGATGATTTGCAAATTGGTTTCAACTCTCGTTTCTTGACAGAGATGCTTACAAACCTTCAGTCAGACATGATTATGCTTGAAATGTCTTTACCTAACAGAGCTGGAATTTTAACTCCAGTTGATGGTTTAGAAGAGGGAGAAACTGTTACTATGTTGGTAATGCCTGTAATGTTAAATAGTTAA
- the gldG gene encoding gliding motility-associated ABC transporter substrate-binding protein GldG: MKPSTKHNLKTLSITIFILVVLNVLGTIFFHRFDLTKDKRYTLSPTSLGILKQVKNPLSIKIYMEGDLPADFRRLQQETKQLLEEFQAYNSNIVFEFVDPLENADESDELTKSLFQKGLTPINITVDDKGKQSQAMVFPWAVAVYNNKEVNIPLLKNIMGSSTTQKVIGSIQHLEYSIADAIHKVTKDKQKKVAIIKGNGELRERHIANMLKQIHESYLIGPFTLDSVSKNPSGTLSELKKYDLAIIAKPTEKFSDEEKEVLDQFIMNGGKTLWLIDQTAADMDSLYNDMGATLAYPRDLNLNDMFFKYGFRINPDLIKDEQGSPIKLATGEQGSATQYQDFIWKFAPQVYPTSQHPIVKNLGGIKFDFANPIDTLKNGIKKTVLLQSSQYSKTIGTPTEVNLNMVTEKTTPQDYLNKGNKPLAVLLEGSFHSAFENRVLPFKDNSFTAQGKPNKMIVVADGDIARNQLDKNMMPVELGYDQRTGQLYDNKDFIMNCINYLLDDTGLINIRSKDVELPLLDKEKVYESYTLTQFITIGVPILILLIFGLVFTFIRKKKYSK; the protein is encoded by the coding sequence ATGAAACCATCTACAAAACATAATTTAAAGACATTAAGCATCACTATTTTTATTTTAGTTGTTTTAAATGTACTTGGAACGATCTTTTTTCATCGTTTTGATTTAACAAAAGACAAGCGTTATACTTTATCTCCAACTTCATTAGGAATTCTAAAACAAGTAAAGAATCCTCTTTCTATTAAGATTTATATGGAAGGAGATCTTCCTGCAGATTTTAGACGTTTGCAACAGGAAACCAAACAATTGTTAGAAGAATTTCAGGCCTATAACAGCAATATTGTTTTTGAATTTGTTGATCCTTTAGAAAATGCAGATGAAAGCGACGAATTGACAAAGTCACTTTTCCAAAAAGGATTAACGCCAATAAACATTACAGTTGACGATAAAGGAAAACAATCTCAAGCAATGGTTTTTCCTTGGGCTGTTGCCGTTTACAATAATAAAGAAGTTAATATTCCTTTATTAAAAAATATCATGGGATCTTCGACTACGCAAAAAGTTATCGGATCTATCCAGCATTTAGAATATTCTATTGCAGATGCAATCCATAAAGTCACAAAAGACAAACAGAAAAAGGTTGCAATTATTAAAGGAAATGGCGAATTGAGAGAAAGGCATATTGCTAATATGTTGAAACAGATTCACGAAAGTTATCTTATAGGTCCATTTACATTAGATTCAGTTTCAAAAAATCCGAGTGGAACTTTAAGCGAACTTAAAAAATACGATTTAGCAATTATTGCAAAACCAACAGAAAAATTCTCTGACGAAGAAAAAGAAGTTCTTGATCAATTTATTATGAATGGCGGAAAAACGCTTTGGCTAATTGATCAGACGGCTGCAGACATGGACAGTTTGTACAATGACATGGGTGCGACTTTGGCTTATCCTAGAGATTTAAACCTGAACGATATGTTCTTCAAATACGGGTTCAGAATTAATCCTGATTTGATTAAAGACGAACAAGGAAGTCCAATAAAACTGGCTACTGGCGAACAAGGAAGTGCAACGCAATATCAAGATTTTATCTGGAAATTTGCTCCTCAAGTTTATCCAACAAGCCAGCATCCAATCGTTAAAAATCTAGGCGGAATTAAATTCGATTTCGCAAATCCGATTGACACTTTGAAAAACGGAATTAAGAAAACAGTATTACTGCAATCTTCCCAATATTCTAAAACAATTGGAACGCCAACAGAAGTTAACCTAAACATGGTTACAGAAAAAACAACTCCGCAAGATTATTTGAATAAAGGAAACAAACCGCTTGCTGTTTTATTGGAAGGTTCTTTCCATTCGGCTTTTGAGAATAGAGTTTTGCCTTTCAAAGACAATTCTTTCACAGCACAAGGAAAACCAAACAAAATGATTGTTGTTGCTGACGGAGATATTGCAAGAAACCAGCTAGATAAAAATATGATGCCCGTTGAATTAGGTTACGACCAGAGAACTGGCCAATTGTACGATAATAAAGACTTTATCATGAATTGTATCAATTACCTTCTTGATGATACTGGACTTATTAACATTAGAAGTAAAGATGTCGAATTGCCTTTGTTGGACAAAGAAAAAGTTTACGAAAGTTATACTTTGACCCAATTCATAACTATCGGAGTTCCAATTCTAATTTTATTGATCTTTGGACTAGTATTTACTTTTATCAGAAAGAAAAAGTACAGCAAATAG
- the gldF gene encoding gliding motility-associated ABC transporter permease subunit GldF: protein MKSIILREIKSFFGSPIGYLVIAIFLISNGLFLWVFEGDYNILKTGYADLTPFFTLAPWILIFLIPAVTMRSFSDEKKQGTLELLLTKPLSIWEIVNGKFFGSFLLIILAIIPTLIYVKVISDLGSPEGNIDMGSTIGSYFGLLFLIASYSAIGIFTSTLSENQIVAFIIAVFLCFFFYFGFEGLSSLIPGSNSFVSALGMQNHFKSMSRGVIDTRDIIYFLSIATAFLSFTVYQLKSYKA, encoded by the coding sequence ATGAAATCAATCATTTTAAGAGAAATAAAATCCTTTTTTGGTTCTCCTATTGGCTACTTGGTCATTGCAATTTTCTTAATTAGCAACGGACTATTTTTATGGGTCTTTGAAGGAGACTACAATATCCTAAAAACAGGTTATGCCGACTTAACTCCATTTTTCACATTGGCTCCTTGGATTTTAATTTTCTTAATTCCAGCAGTAACCATGAGAAGTTTTTCAGACGAAAAAAAACAAGGAACTTTAGAGTTATTATTGACTAAACCTTTATCTATTTGGGAAATCGTAAATGGTAAATTCTTCGGTTCTTTTTTGCTGATCATTTTGGCAATCATTCCAACTTTAATTTATGTGAAAGTCATTTCAGATTTAGGCTCACCAGAAGGCAATATCGATATGGGAAGCACTATTGGTTCTTATTTCGGACTATTGTTTTTAATTGCTTCTTATTCAGCAATCGGAATCTTTACTTCTACCCTTTCAGAAAATCAGATTGTGGCTTTTATTATTGCTGTTTTCCTGTGCTTTTTCTTCTATTTTGGTTTTGAAGGATTGAGCTCATTAATTCCAGGATCAAATAGTTTTGTTTCAGCTTTAGGAATGCAAAATCACTTTAAAAGTATGAGTCGAGGTGTAATTGATACTCGCGATATTATTTATTTTTTAAGCATTGCAACCGCTTTTTTGTCTTTTACTGTTTATCAATTAAAATCTTATAAAGCTTAA
- a CDS encoding YbbC/YhhH family protein, producing the protein MKYFFLSLLLITLSSCAQNKRLVLGVENANEELKIALSKKSQHNVIDNNKLVIKDSATVIKIVEPILFDIYGKEKIEKQRPYEIYLLENYWVISGTLPENYVGGTFLIIIDARNSKIIKITHGK; encoded by the coding sequence ATGAAATATTTTTTCTTATCACTTTTACTAATTACACTTAGCAGTTGTGCACAAAACAAGCGTTTAGTTTTAGGGGTTGAAAATGCAAACGAAGAATTAAAAATTGCTTTGTCTAAAAAGTCACAGCATAATGTTATCGATAATAACAAGTTAGTTATAAAAGATAGTGCTACTGTAATTAAAATCGTAGAACCTATTTTATTTGATATTTACGGAAAAGAAAAGATAGAAAAACAAAGACCATATGAAATTTACCTCTTAGAAAATTACTGGGTTATTTCTGGAACATTGCCTGAAAATTATGTTGGAGGAACATTTTTAATAATTATTGATGCTAGAAATTCGAAGATTATAAAAATTACACACGGAAAATAA
- a CDS encoding putative quinol monooxygenase yields the protein MFVRIVKMSFHEEKIPDFLENFESVKEKIRNAEGNRFLELYQDKNDKGVFFTYSYWETEEDLENYRNSELFNSVWDFTKKLFNAKPEAWSLDKLVSLN from the coding sequence ATGTTTGTTCGAATAGTAAAAATGAGTTTTCACGAAGAAAAAATCCCTGATTTTCTGGAGAATTTTGAATCAGTGAAAGAGAAAATACGAAATGCCGAAGGAAATCGTTTTTTAGAATTGTATCAGGACAAAAATGATAAAGGTGTCTTTTTTACCTACAGTTATTGGGAAACCGAAGAAGATTTGGAAAATTATAGAAATTCTGAACTCTTTAATAGCGTTTGGGATTTTACAAAAAAACTATTCAATGCAAAACCAGAAGCTTGGAGCTTGGATAAATTGGTAAGCTTAAATTAG
- a CDS encoding DUF1801 domain-containing protein, giving the protein MKTIDDFYLNQEDPIKGLFLALKEIILKQDQDITNTLKYGMPFFSYKGKMFCYLWIHKKLKRPYIGIVEGKYFDEDFLIQENRSRMKIMMFDNNEDLPLEQIEAIIQKAINLYKTGIVKI; this is encoded by the coding sequence ATGAAAACTATTGATGATTTCTATTTAAATCAAGAAGACCCCATAAAAGGATTATTTCTAGCATTAAAAGAAATCATTCTAAAGCAAGACCAAGACATTACAAATACTTTAAAATACGGAATGCCCTTTTTTTCTTATAAAGGAAAAATGTTCTGTTATTTATGGATTCATAAAAAACTCAAAAGGCCTTATATTGGAATTGTAGAAGGAAAATATTTTGATGAAGATTTTCTGATTCAGGAAAATCGCTCACGAATGAAGATTATGATGTTTGATAATAATGAAGATTTGCCTTTGGAACAAATAGAAGCTATAATCCAAAAAGCGATAAATTTATACAAAACTGGAATTGTTAAGATTTAA
- a CDS encoding Cof-type HAD-IIB family hydrolase: protein MTKLKNIKVVVSDLDGTLLNPQHRISDYTKSIFQELHNQGYLIIVATGRHHLDAMAIIDTLEVPVYLVSSNGGRIHSPNREELFAFNLDSDVVKAALNIEIDPDVTVVLFKENVWQTNKWNERLNSFQAELKYRPELVDYKTIEDFKAIKIFFSCDNHEKLVKVRDAVLANSSEHLHHAFSLPTCLEFMDKSVDKAVAIEKVLEKEGFTLDEAISFGDGFNDLQMLSATGKGLIMGNAPSILKDALPDLEVIKTNAEDGVAKYIASKILDKEFATT from the coding sequence ATGACAAAACTTAAAAATATAAAAGTTGTAGTAAGCGACCTTGATGGAACTTTACTCAACCCACAACACAGAATTTCAGATTATACTAAATCAATTTTTCAAGAACTTCATAATCAAGGTTACTTAATTATTGTAGCTACAGGACGTCATCATCTTGATGCAATGGCAATTATAGACACACTTGAAGTGCCAGTTTATCTTGTAAGTTCTAACGGTGGAAGAATCCATTCGCCAAATAGAGAAGAACTTTTTGCTTTTAATTTAGACAGCGATGTGGTTAAAGCGGCTTTGAATATAGAAATTGACCCAGATGTTACAGTTGTGTTATTCAAAGAAAATGTATGGCAGACTAATAAATGGAATGAAAGATTGAACTCTTTTCAAGCCGAATTAAAATACCGTCCAGAATTGGTAGATTATAAAACAATTGAAGATTTTAAAGCAATCAAAATTTTCTTTTCTTGCGATAATCACGAGAAATTGGTAAAAGTAAGAGATGCTGTTTTAGCTAATTCTTCAGAACATTTGCATCATGCTTTTAGCTTGCCAACTTGTTTAGAGTTTATGGATAAGTCTGTAGACAAGGCAGTTGCAATTGAAAAAGTATTAGAAAAAGAAGGTTTCACTTTGGATGAGGCAATTTCGTTTGGAGATGGTTTTAATGATTTGCAAATGTTGTCTGCAACCGGAAAAGGTTTGATTATGGGAAATGCGCCTTCAATTTTAAAAGATGCTTTACCTGATTTGGAAGTAATTAAAACAAATGCAGAAGACGGTGTTGCAAAATATATTGCATCTAAAATTTTAGATAAAGAGTTTGCAACAACTTAA
- a CDS encoding phosphoribosylaminoimidazolesuccinocarboxamide synthase: MSNTITTTDFNFPNQKSVYRGKVREVYNINDELLVMVATDRLSAFDVVLPKGIPYKGQILNQIATKFMELTQDIVPNWLIATPDPNVAVGHLCDPFKVEMVIRGYLSGHAAREYAAGRKQICGVTMAEGLKENDKFPEPIITPTTKADNGSHDEDISREDILAKGIVSEEDYLVLEKYTRALFQRGTEIAAKRGLILVDTKYEFGKTKDGVIVLIDEIHTPDSSRYFYADGYAERQEKGEEQKQLSKEFVRRWLIENGFQGKDGQQIPNMTDEYIESVSERYIELYENILGEKFVKADIDNIDQRIEKNVLDYLSSK, from the coding sequence ATGAGTAATACAATCACAACTACAGATTTTAATTTCCCGAATCAGAAATCAGTTTACCGCGGAAAAGTTAGAGAAGTTTATAATATTAATGATGAACTTTTAGTAATGGTGGCAACAGATAGACTTTCGGCTTTTGATGTAGTTTTGCCAAAAGGAATTCCGTACAAAGGACAAATCCTGAATCAGATTGCAACAAAATTTATGGAATTGACGCAAGATATCGTTCCAAACTGGCTGATTGCAACTCCAGATCCAAACGTTGCTGTTGGACATTTATGTGATCCTTTTAAAGTAGAAATGGTAATTCGTGGTTATTTGTCTGGTCACGCTGCTCGCGAATATGCTGCTGGTAGAAAACAAATTTGTGGCGTTACAATGGCAGAAGGTTTAAAGGAAAACGATAAATTTCCAGAACCTATTATTACGCCAACTACAAAAGCTGATAATGGTTCTCACGACGAAGATATTTCTCGTGAAGACATTTTAGCAAAAGGAATTGTTTCTGAAGAAGATTATTTAGTTTTAGAAAAATATACTCGCGCTTTATTTCAAAGAGGAACTGAAATCGCCGCAAAACGTGGATTGATTTTAGTGGATACCAAATACGAGTTCGGAAAAACAAAAGACGGTGTAATTGTTTTAATTGATGAAATACATACTCCAGATTCTTCTCGTTATTTCTACGCTGACGGTTATGCTGAAAGACAAGAAAAAGGAGAGGAGCAAAAACAATTATCTAAAGAGTTTGTTCGTCGTTGGTTAATCGAAAATGGTTTCCAAGGCAAAGACGGACAGCAGATTCCAAATATGACCGACGAATATATTGAGTCAGTTTCTGAAAGATATATCGAATTGTATGAGAATATTTTAGGAGAGAAATTTGTTAAAGCTGACATCGACAATATTGATCAACGTATTGAGAAAAACGTATTAGATTACCTTTCTTCAAAATAA
- a CDS encoding glycoside hydrolase family 26 protein produces the protein MKLITKKNALLVCLTVGHFLFAQIDKNATKETKNLYQNLKIISKNHILFGHQHALEYGHGWSNEPNRSDVKSVTGSHPAVVGIDFSDFSGRSKEQIEKTKEVLRKNVIDTYERGGITTVSWHFNNPASDGGFYWKDGISTASMSLIKPGGSNNEQYKEILKTIADFAHSVKAKDGKLSPMIFRPFHEFDGDWFWWGKSHTSREDFIAVWQFTISYLRDTLGVHNFIYAFSPDNRFNSESEYLERYPGDEFVDILGMDDYADFGRDGKYDLEAGLKKLKIFSDLAVKRKKVVAFTETGLESIPNENWWTEVLLKTLKSENLQLAYVLVWRNDTTSPTHYYAPFPEQISETDFIKFYNDPFTLFEKDLKDIYSKKFKI, from the coding sequence ATGAAACTTATTACTAAAAAAAATGCCCTATTAGTTTGTCTTACTGTAGGGCATTTTCTTTTTGCGCAAATAGATAAAAATGCGACAAAAGAAACTAAAAACTTATATCAAAATCTAAAAATCATTTCAAAAAATCATATTCTTTTTGGACATCAGCATGCTCTTGAATATGGACATGGTTGGAGTAATGAGCCTAATCGTTCAGATGTAAAGTCGGTTACGGGGTCGCATCCGGCTGTTGTTGGTATAGATTTTAGCGATTTTTCGGGTCGTTCTAAAGAACAGATTGAAAAAACAAAAGAGGTTTTGCGAAAAAATGTAATCGATACTTATGAAAGAGGCGGAATTACAACAGTCTCTTGGCATTTTAATAATCCAGCGTCTGATGGCGGATTTTACTGGAAAGACGGAATCTCAACCGCTTCAATGTCTTTAATTAAACCTGGTGGCTCTAATAACGAACAGTATAAAGAAATTCTAAAAACTATTGCCGATTTTGCCCATTCTGTAAAAGCAAAGGACGGAAAGCTTTCTCCAATGATTTTTAGGCCTTTTCATGAATTTGATGGCGATTGGTTTTGGTGGGGAAAATCACATACTTCTAGAGAAGATTTTATTGCCGTTTGGCAGTTTACGATTTCTTATCTGAGAGATACTTTAGGAGTTCACAATTTTATTTATGCTTTTTCTCCCGATAATCGATTTAATTCTGAATCAGAATATTTAGAGCGTTATCCAGGCGATGAATTCGTTGATATTTTGGGCATGGATGATTATGCCGATTTTGGACGCGATGGAAAATATGATTTAGAAGCTGGTTTGAAAAAATTAAAAATATTTTCTGATTTGGCTGTAAAAAGGAAAAAAGTAGTCGCGTTTACAGAAACTGGTTTAGAATCAATTCCTAATGAAAATTGGTGGACAGAAGTTTTACTTAAAACTTTAAAATCTGAAAATCTGCAATTGGCTTACGTTTTAGTTTGGCGAAATGACACAACAAGTCCAACTCACTATTATGCGCCTTTTCCTGAACAAATTAGCGAAACCGATTTTATAAAATTTTATAACGATCCTTTTACATTATTTGAAAAGGATTTGAAGGATATATACAGCAAGAAGTTTAAGATATAA
- a CDS encoding ankyrin repeat domain-containing protein yields MKKAVIILGLIFIFTNEIKASNCELKIENQAKFSIYSNSPFHLAISKGDIETVKRFIKYGANINKIVNNMTPLMVAARFNQVEIIKILLENGAEPSLENERGYTALHFAEFGKSAESIAILNKANMEKSRKHK; encoded by the coding sequence ATGAAAAAAGCAGTAATTATTTTAGGGCTAATTTTCATTTTTACAAATGAAATAAAAGCATCAAATTGTGAACTGAAAATTGAAAATCAAGCTAAATTTTCAATTTATTCGAACTCTCCATTTCATCTAGCAATTAGTAAAGGCGATATCGAAACGGTTAAGAGATTTATAAAGTATGGAGCCAATATCAATAAAATAGTAAATAACATGACTCCCTTGATGGTGGCCGCACGATTTAATCAAGTAGAGATTATTAAAATTTTACTCGAAAATGGGGCAGAACCTTCACTTGAAAATGAAAGAGGTTATACCGCTTTGCATTTCGCTGAGTTTGGAAAATCTGCAGAATCGATTGCTATTTTGAATAAAGCGAATATGGAAAAGAGTAGAAAACATAAATGA
- a CDS encoding SRPBCC family protein — protein sequence MIFIKRLLVILILFISIVLIAAYFMPKEYSVKREITINKPADSIFKYVRSLKNQNEFSVWANMDPKMKVHYKGADGAVGSISSWESNVKEVGVGEEEITKITENRRLEFALRFKKPMEDNAVGFMSTEPISDNQTKVRWGISGVIPYPTNIMLPMLKMDQLIGNDLQKGLENLKDIME from the coding sequence ATGATTTTTATTAAAAGATTACTAGTCATTCTAATTCTATTTATTTCAATTGTCTTAATTGCGGCTTATTTTATGCCAAAAGAATATTCGGTAAAAAGAGAAATTACAATTAACAAACCAGCTGATAGTATCTTCAAATATGTCAGATCATTAAAAAATCAAAATGAATTTAGCGTTTGGGCTAATATGGATCCAAAAATGAAAGTTCATTATAAAGGAGCTGATGGTGCTGTAGGTTCTATTTCTTCTTGGGAAAGCAATGTGAAAGAAGTTGGTGTTGGTGAAGAAGAGATTACAAAAATAACAGAAAACAGACGTCTCGAATTTGCGCTCCGTTTTAAGAAGCCTATGGAAGATAATGCTGTAGGATTTATGTCTACTGAACCTATTTCAGATAATCAAACAAAAGTCAGATGGGGAATTAGCGGTGTAATTCCATATCCAACAAACATTATGCTTCCAATGCTAAAAATGGACCAATTGATAGGAAATGATCTGCAAAAAGGTCTAGAAAATCTTAAAGATATAATGGAATAA
- a CDS encoding ankyrin repeat domain-containing protein: MKKSVIYLGLALVTFGNVAMASNEVSTAKNPVELVEYATNPLNVAISKGDIVAVQKFIEYGADVNLMSEELTPLMTAARYNKYEIIKVLLANGAKPSTKNESGFTALRYAELSNASESIALLKDLK, translated from the coding sequence ATGAAAAAATCAGTTATTTATTTAGGACTAGCCTTGGTAACATTTGGAAATGTAGCTATGGCTTCAAATGAAGTTTCAACTGCTAAAAATCCAGTTGAATTAGTAGAATATGCGACAAACCCTTTAAATGTTGCAATTAGTAAAGGGGATATCGTAGCTGTGCAAAAATTTATTGAGTACGGTGCAGATGTAAATTTAATGTCTGAAGAGCTTACGCCTTTAATGACTGCTGCACGTTACAACAAGTACGAAATCATTAAAGTTTTATTGGCAAATGGTGCAAAACCAAGTACAAAAAACGAAAGTGGATTTACTGCATTAAGATATGCAGAATTATCAAATGCTTCAGAATCAATTGCGCTTTTGAAAGATTTGAAATAA